The proteins below are encoded in one region of Ferroplasma acidiphilum:
- a CDS encoding Gfo/Idh/MocA family protein, giving the protein MKILVVGANNFGQKHLSGIKGMEISIVERKPEVIEKTVEKFKIENVYSSFEDAIKDRFEIVDLVVPHYLHKEMAIKAMEAGSNVLVEKPIATTLDDGEAMIRASKDYGVKFMVTDQYFFDPSVRAAVKFIRENRIGRINTIIVRDQRFFEHGGWRTDKDQMGGGALIDGGIHFLDTLLNFGGNYESIHGKSIHGGSILNGEDNTAALFKFENGTYGLFFYSWSYRNPPELPAFEIIGEKGSIYEDVKSRTSWEVGTPVRTVYGDLIVNGENANVKKYDVYTAEIMEFADSVKNNTEVPFPPELALRDLKAVLDIYKL; this is encoded by the coding sequence ATGAAAATACTTGTTGTTGGGGCCAACAATTTCGGTCAAAAACATCTTTCCGGAATAAAGGGCATGGAAATAAGCATAGTAGAAAGAAAACCAGAAGTTATAGAAAAAACCGTGGAAAAATTCAAAATAGAGAATGTTTACAGCAGCTTCGAAGATGCAATAAAAGACCGCTTTGAAATAGTTGACCTGGTGGTACCCCATTATCTCCATAAGGAAATGGCTATAAAGGCCATGGAAGCTGGCAGCAATGTCCTTGTAGAGAAACCTATTGCCACTACACTGGATGACGGTGAGGCCATGATACGGGCGTCAAAGGATTACGGGGTAAAATTTATGGTTACAGACCAGTATTTCTTCGACCCATCGGTAAGGGCGGCTGTTAAATTTATAAGAGAAAATAGGATAGGAAGGATAAACACCATAATAGTTCGTGACCAGAGATTTTTTGAACATGGAGGCTGGAGAACCGATAAGGATCAAATGGGTGGAGGTGCCCTTATAGATGGGGGAATCCATTTTCTAGATACATTATTGAATTTTGGAGGGAACTATGAAAGCATTCATGGAAAAAGCATCCACGGAGGGTCTATTCTTAATGGTGAAGACAACACCGCTGCCTTATTCAAATTTGAAAATGGCACCTACGGATTATTTTTCTATTCATGGTCATACAGAAACCCGCCTGAATTGCCAGCATTTGAGATAATAGGCGAAAAAGGTTCCATATATGAGGATGTTAAATCCAGAACTTCCTGGGAAGTTGGAACACCTGTAAGGACTGTGTATGGCGACCTGATAGTCAATGGCGAGAATGCAAATGTGAAAAAGTATGATGTATATACCGCTGAAATAATGGAATTTGCGGATAGTGTCAAAAATAATACTGAGGTTCCTTTCCCTCCAGAATTAGCACTGCGGGATTTGAAAGCGGTACTGGACATATATAAGCTTTAA
- a CDS encoding phosphorylase family protein, translating into MAIIKAEKGQISDKVVILGNLDRQKIINSYLKNTEKVSEFAGYHTYTGEYNGKKITTVFHGIGIPSMALVVDDLIGMGAKQIVRFGSSFSVSDKVKPGTSILPIGYSYNFGGVFKQYLGDEYSIALTPDYGMLKAEEEKLSAAGLGPVVGNVFTSDALMTHNKEFAQKLAKDGNIAVELEGAGLYFIAKLRGVKALSVHLAYGNLVTGEQLPADKISENEKKISETLLELLTQ; encoded by the coding sequence ATGGCAATAATAAAAGCTGAAAAAGGTCAGATAAGTGATAAGGTAGTTATACTGGGAAATCTGGACAGGCAGAAAATTATCAATTCATACCTGAAAAATACGGAGAAAGTGTCTGAATTTGCAGGTTATCATACATATACAGGAGAGTACAACGGTAAGAAAATTACAACAGTATTTCATGGAATAGGAATTCCATCCATGGCACTTGTTGTGGATGATTTAATAGGAATGGGTGCAAAACAAATTGTGCGTTTCGGTTCATCCTTCTCTGTGTCTGATAAGGTAAAGCCTGGAACATCAATACTGCCCATAGGATATTCTTATAACTTTGGCGGAGTATTCAAACAGTATCTTGGAGATGAGTATTCAATAGCTTTGACACCGGATTACGGGATGCTCAAGGCTGAAGAGGAAAAACTTTCGGCTGCAGGGCTCGGGCCTGTTGTGGGAAATGTATTTACCAGCGATGCCCTGATGACCCATAATAAGGAATTCGCCCAGAAACTGGCAAAGGATGGGAATATTGCAGTGGAACTGGAAGGTGCGGGGCTTTACTTTATAGCTAAATTAAGGGGAGTTAAAGCTCTTTCAGTGCATCTTGCATACGGAAATCTGGTAACAGGAGAACAATTGCCAGCTGATAAAATAAGTGAAAACGAGAAAAAGATCTCCGAAACTTTACTGGAACTTCTCACACAATAA
- a CDS encoding IS5-like element ISFac2 family transposase: protein MTPQINNKINRSIKRYWIGSNRRWEKYNESLVDRVEYLTDLSFIKDYDTLLEEKNSGKIGHPYKVPDALIMYLARLRSIFNVPFRSLEGILRSLAIITGIKSISYSEIFRRIRRIKPELNNINNKLDCIIDSTGYKITIRGDYLGHKWHKKRKGWLKLHVIISLKDVNVLSFTITDEHTHDSKAARKLLSKMKNNILRIFGDRGYDSKYIYNMFGYNAVIPPRKNASTKSRGSSTRAKIVRFIKKNSMEQWKENNSYGKRWIVEIYFSGLKRVMTEVIKAKKIEYIIQELALKVVNYNIMRGMTHAY, encoded by the coding sequence TTGACACCACAAATCAATAATAAAATAAATAGAAGTATAAAAAGATACTGGATTGGTTCCAACAGAAGATGGGAAAAGTATAATGAATCACTTGTAGACAGGGTGGAATACCTTACAGATCTGTCATTTATAAAGGATTATGATACTCTATTAGAGGAAAAGAATAGTGGAAAAATAGGCCATCCATACAAAGTACCCGATGCATTGATAATGTATTTAGCGAGATTAAGATCTATATTTAATGTACCGTTCAGGTCACTTGAAGGGATATTGAGATCCTTAGCGATTATAACAGGAATAAAATCAATATCATACAGTGAAATATTCAGGAGGATAAGGAGAATTAAGCCTGAATTGAATAATATTAACAATAAACTGGATTGCATTATAGATTCTACTGGATATAAAATAACAATAAGGGGAGATTACTTAGGCCATAAATGGCATAAGAAAAGGAAGGGGTGGCTCAAATTACATGTAATAATATCATTGAAGGATGTTAATGTATTATCATTCACTATAACAGATGAGCATACACATGATTCTAAAGCTGCTAGAAAACTATTGAGTAAAATGAAAAATAATATTCTAAGAATATTTGGGGATAGGGGATATGATTCAAAATATATCTACAATATGTTCGGATATAATGCAGTAATACCCCCCAGGAAAAATGCCTCTACTAAATCCAGAGGTTCATCCACAAGGGCCAAGATTGTAAGATTTATAAAAAAGAATTCCATGGAACAGTGGAAGGAGAATAATAGCTATGGTAAAAGGTGGATTGTAGAAATATATTTTTCAGGATTAAAAAGAGTAATGACAGAGGTTATTAAAGCTAAGAAAATAGAGTATATTATACAGGAATTAGCTCTTAAGGTTGTTAATTACAATATTATGAGGGGGATGACACATGCCTATTAA